In Phreatobacter aquaticus, a single genomic region encodes these proteins:
- the rimP gene encoding ribosome maturation factor RimP, translating into MSAEDPRLIVETGMAARVAAIVEPVLEGMGFRLVRVRVSGGGNSGVTLQIMAERPDGTFTIEDCEAASRALSPVLDVEDPITEAYSLEMSSPGIDRPLVRVGDFDRWSGHEMRVEMAVAQAGRKRYRGILLGTSGASAKLRRTDANPGEEVDALLPIEEIGEARLVLTDELIREALRRAKQAGRSMEDDDEDADDLDDEDDDFLPPDADNENDESPDMIVVRPATPRPVKAAQAPKKSPQSKPVPHSDGPRGPKPKGPGRFAKPKPTR; encoded by the coding sequence TTGTCGGCGGAAGATCCGCGCCTGATCGTTGAAACCGGAATGGCAGCCCGCGTGGCCGCCATTGTCGAACCTGTGCTCGAGGGCATGGGCTTCCGGCTGGTGCGTGTCCGCGTCTCTGGCGGCGGCAACAGCGGCGTCACCTTGCAGATCATGGCCGAGCGGCCGGACGGCACCTTCACCATCGAGGATTGCGAGGCCGCGAGCCGCGCCCTGTCACCGGTGCTGGACGTCGAGGATCCGATCACCGAAGCCTACAGCCTGGAAATGTCATCGCCGGGCATCGATCGCCCGCTGGTGCGCGTCGGCGATTTCGATCGCTGGTCGGGCCACGAGATGCGCGTCGAGATGGCCGTCGCCCAGGCAGGTCGCAAGCGCTATCGCGGCATCCTGCTCGGCACATCCGGTGCGTCGGCGAAGCTCCGGCGGACCGACGCCAATCCGGGCGAGGAGGTCGATGCGCTGTTGCCGATCGAGGAAATCGGCGAGGCACGCCTGGTTCTCACGGACGAGCTGATCCGCGAGGCGCTGCGGCGTGCCAAGCAGGCGGGACGCTCGATGGAAGACGACGACGAGGATGCCGACGACCTCGACGACGAGGACGACGACTTCCTGCCGCCGGATGCCGACAACGAGAATGACGAGAGCCCCGACATGATCGTCGTGCGGCCCGCGACGCCACGGCCGGTCAAGGCCGCGCAGGCGCCGAAGAAGTCACCCCAATCGAAGCCCGTTCCGCACAGCGACGGGCCGCGTGGTCCGAAGCCCAAGGGGCCGGGCCGATTTGCCAAACCAAAACCGACCCGCTGA
- a CDS encoding RNA-binding protein, which translates to MMMTIEEGPDLNLDAGPRVRRGEAERTCIVNRTAGSPDGLIRFVIDPEGVVIADLKAKLPGRGAWVTATRAALTEAVRRKAFARAFKSEVTVPADIADRVDALLEGQALSALSLANKAGAIITGFSKVEAAASNQDIAGLIHASDAGEDGVKKQAQAVRRRHGDDEGQVARVTLFDSSQLDLALGRMNVVHAALLAGGPSAHFLARCAALEVFRSGALTGGPSPASVNEPKH; encoded by the coding sequence ATGATGATGACGATCGAAGAGGGTCCCGATCTCAACCTCGATGCCGGACCGCGCGTCCGGCGTGGCGAGGCTGAGCGGACCTGTATCGTCAATCGCACCGCCGGCTCACCGGACGGTCTGATCCGTTTCGTCATCGATCCCGAAGGCGTCGTCATCGCCGACCTCAAGGCCAAGCTGCCGGGCCGCGGTGCCTGGGTGACCGCCACCCGGGCCGCGCTGACCGAGGCGGTCCGCCGCAAGGCTTTTGCCCGCGCCTTCAAGAGTGAGGTCACCGTGCCGGCCGACATTGCCGACAGGGTGGATGCCTTGCTGGAGGGGCAGGCGCTGTCCGCCCTGTCGCTTGCCAACAAGGCGGGCGCCATCATCACAGGCTTTTCCAAGGTAGAGGCCGCGGCCTCCAACCAGGATATTGCAGGCCTCATCCATGCCAGCGATGCCGGTGAGGATGGGGTGAAGAAACAGGCCCAGGCGGTCCGCCGCCGCCATGGGGACGACGAGGGACAAGTCGCGCGGGTAACGCTGTTCGACTCCTCACAATTGGATTTGGCATTGGGCCGCATGAATGTGGTACATGCAGCGCTGCTCGCCGGCGGGCCGAGCGCTCATTTTCTCGCGCGCTGCGCTGCCCTCGAGGTTTTCCGCTCCGGTGCCCTGACCGGCGGACCATCTCCGGCTTCCGTTAACGAGCCGAAACACTGA
- the aroA gene encoding 3-phosphoshikimate 1-carboxyvinyltransferase has protein sequence MSASETPQPMTSRRSGALAGTLTVPGDKSISHRALMFGLMTVGETKITGLLEGEDVLNTAKVCRQLGAKVERTGPGAWTVHGVGVGGLHQPAEPLDFGNSGTGARLMMGVVGANPIRATFDGDASLRKRPMRRALDPLELFGLTVVAQAEGGRLPITIEGPKNAIPVTYASPVASAQVKSAVLLAGLNAPGVTTVIEKEATRDHTERMLIHFGADVTVTPEGEHGRRIALVGQPELKPAPVVVPADPSSAAFPLVAAAIVPGSDVTITGVMMNPLRTGLLTTLIEMGADIQTLNARVESGEDVADLRVRGSKLHGVDVPAHRAPSMIDEYPVLAVAAAFAIGTTRMRGLHELRVKESDRLAAVAAGLAVTGVDHVIEGDDLIVRGTGRAPGGGPVETHMDHRIAMSFLVMGLAADNPVTVDDTTFIATSFPDFIPLMRRLGGELS, from the coding sequence GTGAGCGCCAGCGAAACCCCGCAGCCGATGACCTCCCGCCGCTCCGGCGCGCTTGCCGGTACGCTCACTGTGCCGGGCGACAAGTCGATCTCGCACCGCGCGCTGATGTTCGGCCTGATGACCGTCGGCGAGACGAAGATCACCGGTCTGCTCGAGGGCGAGGACGTGCTCAACACGGCCAAGGTCTGCCGCCAACTCGGCGCCAAGGTCGAACGCACCGGCCCCGGCGCCTGGACCGTTCACGGCGTCGGCGTCGGCGGCCTGCACCAGCCGGCAGAACCACTCGATTTCGGCAACTCCGGCACCGGCGCGCGGCTGATGATGGGCGTCGTCGGCGCCAATCCGATCCGTGCGACCTTCGATGGCGATGCCTCGCTGCGCAAGCGGCCGATGCGCCGCGCGCTCGATCCGCTGGAGCTATTCGGCCTGACCGTCGTCGCCCAGGCAGAAGGCGGCCGCCTGCCGATTACCATCGAGGGGCCCAAGAACGCCATTCCCGTGACCTATGCGTCGCCGGTTGCCTCGGCGCAGGTGAAGTCGGCGGTGCTGCTCGCCGGCCTCAATGCGCCGGGTGTCACCACCGTGATCGAGAAGGAAGCGACCCGCGACCATACAGAGCGGATGCTGATCCATTTCGGCGCCGACGTGACCGTGACCCCGGAGGGCGAGCACGGCCGCCGCATCGCGCTGGTCGGCCAGCCGGAGCTGAAGCCCGCCCCGGTCGTCGTGCCCGCGGACCCGTCCTCGGCTGCCTTCCCGCTGGTCGCCGCCGCGATCGTGCCGGGCTCCGATGTCACCATCACCGGCGTGATGATGAACCCGCTGCGCACCGGCCTGCTCACCACGCTGATCGAGATGGGCGCCGATATCCAGACGCTGAACGCGCGCGTCGAATCCGGCGAGGATGTCGCCGATCTGCGTGTGCGCGGCTCGAAGCTCCACGGGGTCGATGTTCCGGCCCATCGCGCGCCCTCGATGATCGACGAATATCCGGTGCTCGCGGTGGCGGCCGCCTTCGCCATTGGCACCACCCGCATGCGCGGCCTGCACGAATTGCGCGTCAAGGAATCCGACCGCCTGGCAGCCGTTGCCGCCGGCCTCGCCGTGACCGGCGTCGATCACGTGATCGAAGGCGATGATCTCATCGTGCGCGGCACCGGCCGCGCCCCCGGTGGCGGCCCGGTCGAGACCCATATGGACCACCGCATCGCCATGAGCTTCCTGGTCATGGGGCTCGCCGCCGACAATCCGGTGACGGTCGACGACACCACGTTCATCGCCACCAGCTTCCCGGATTTCATCCCGCTGATGCGCCGCCTCGGGGGCGAGCTCTCGTGA
- a CDS encoding helix-turn-helix domain-containing protein, translating into MTPFGARVRSLREAKGTTLTAMAEAIGVSAAYLSALEHGKRGRPSWYLVQRIIAYFGIIWDEAEELAKLAEISHPRIVIDTSGLSPQATELANLLARRIGLLADEEIADLLFVLKSKLPGR; encoded by the coding sequence ATGACGCCGTTCGGCGCCCGGGTCCGCTCGCTCCGCGAGGCCAAGGGCACCACCCTGACCGCCATGGCGGAAGCAATCGGCGTCTCGGCCGCCTATCTCTCGGCGCTCGAGCACGGCAAGCGCGGCCGTCCCAGCTGGTATCTGGTCCAGCGGATCATCGCCTATTTCGGCATCATCTGGGACGAGGCGGAGGAGCTGGCTAAGCTCGCCGAGATCTCGCACCCGCGCATCGTCATTGATACGTCGGGCCTGTCGCCGCAGGCGACCGAACTTGCCAACCTGCTGGCGCGCCGCATCGGCCTGCTGGCCGATGAGGAGATCGCCGACCTGCTCTTCGTGCTGAAGTCGAAGCTACCGGGGCGCTAG
- a CDS encoding class I SAM-dependent methyltransferase, which yields MSDVVDLRAFYTSSLGMVARRMVNRAIRAHWAGARGMTVVGLGYCTPYLGLFREDADRSLAFMPARQGVIHWPTARPGRSALVEDDMLPLPDAAVDRMLIVHALEMSDDVGSLLGEVWRVLAAGGRVLAVVPNRRGLWAQRDTTPFGQGRPYSSRQLTELMRQSSFTPVAWSQALWVPPIRESVVLRSAAAWERVGSALSLPFAGVHLVEATKQVYKPAAVRRERAVEIFRPSLAPSPATRIAQDT from the coding sequence ATGTCCGACGTCGTCGATCTGCGCGCCTTCTATACGTCCTCGCTCGGCATGGTGGCACGGCGCATGGTCAACCGTGCGATCCGCGCCCACTGGGCGGGCGCGCGCGGCATGACCGTGGTGGGGCTTGGCTATTGCACGCCCTATCTCGGCCTGTTTCGCGAGGATGCCGACCGGTCGCTCGCCTTCATGCCGGCCCGCCAGGGCGTCATCCATTGGCCGACGGCAAGGCCGGGCCGCTCGGCGCTGGTGGAGGACGACATGCTGCCGCTGCCCGACGCGGCAGTCGACCGCATGCTGATCGTCCATGCGCTGGAGATGTCGGATGATGTCGGTTCGCTGCTCGGCGAGGTCTGGCGGGTGCTGGCAGCCGGCGGGCGCGTGCTGGCCGTCGTGCCGAACCGCCGCGGCCTGTGGGCGCAGCGCGACACGACGCCGTTCGGCCAGGGGCGGCCCTATTCGTCGCGGCAGCTGACCGAACTGATGCGGCAATCCTCGTTCACACCCGTCGCCTGGAGCCAGGCGCTGTGGGTGCCGCCTATCCGGGAATCGGTGGTGCTGCGTTCGGCCGCCGCCTGGGAGCGGGTGGGCTCGGCGCTGTCGCTGCCCTTTGCCGGCGTCCATCTCGTGGAAGCCACCAAGCAGGTCTACAAGCCGGCGGCGGTCAGGCGCGAGCGCGCGGTCGAGATCTTCCGGCCTTCGCTGGCTCCGAGCCCGGCCACGCGGATTGCGCAGGACACCTGA
- the infB gene encoding translation initiation factor IF-2, translated as MTDEKTPGDKTLSLTGKTLSLKKPAGHEQSMVRQSFSHGRSKTVVVEKVSAKPRAFAPPQRPAAAPVAPTPAPPAPVAEAPRPVAPPAPPKAPAPGLILKTLSDEERDARDRALADARSREADERKVAADQAGRRAEEDARRAAERAEQDRRKAEEEERHRREDETRRRAEFEARRRFSGDGRPQSLDDIGRPARVAEPAEAPAAAAPVEARAPSAPAGGDRPQGDRPPARPYGDRPPARPYGERPQGERPAYGDRPPRPPGDRPFGDRPPRPPGDRPFGDRPPRPPGDRPFGDRPPRPPGDRPFGDRPPREGGFGERPPMRDGRPPRLDSPRPPRPFNAGAPAASAIPTRPEGAGPMRSGPPSLGRPRSAGDDDDAPRGAPRRGAPGKAAVPPPRPTQTPAAPSRTRLTLTNALEDASERMRSEASFRRRVQRMTGRRVTEQKEKIMREVTIPETITIADLANRMSERGVDIIRMLMKQGAMHKITDVIDADTAQLIAEELGHTVKRVAESDVEEGLFDVPDADESLESRAPVVTIMGHVDHGKTSLLDALRKTNVVSGEAGGITQHIGAYQVVSPLGGKITFIDTPGHAAFTAMRARGAKVTDIVVLVVAANDSVMPQTIEAINHAKAAKVPLIVAINKVDLPDARPERVKTDLLQYEVQVETLGGDVLEVELSAKTGQNLDKLLELIQLQAEVLDLKANPDRLAEGTVIEAKLDRGRGPVATVLIQRGTLQVGDIVVAGAEWGRVRALVSDKGDQLAEAGPSTPVEVLGFNGTPEAGDRVAVVESEARAREITAYRQHQKREKQAARVGAGRGSLVDMMSQLKAGAGKKEFPLIIKGDVQGSVEAIVGALAKVGNDEVSARVILSGVGGITESDITLAEASGAAVIGFNTRAHKEAREAADRGGIEIRYYAIIYDLVDDIKAAMSGLLTPELRETMLGNAEIMEVFNITKVGKVAGCRVVEGRVERGANVRLIRDNVVVHEGKLSTLKRFKDEVKEVQVGQECGMAFESYQDMRAGDVIECFRVEEIKRSL; from the coding sequence ATGACCGATGAGAAGACCCCCGGCGACAAGACCCTCAGCCTGACCGGCAAAACGCTCAGTCTGAAGAAACCCGCCGGACACGAACAGAGCATGGTTCGCCAGAGCTTCAGCCATGGCCGCAGCAAGACTGTGGTGGTGGAGAAGGTCTCGGCCAAACCGCGCGCGTTCGCGCCGCCGCAGCGTCCGGCTGCCGCGCCCGTCGCCCCGACGCCAGCGCCCCCGGCGCCGGTGGCAGAGGCTCCGCGTCCGGTTGCTCCTCCGGCTCCGCCGAAGGCTCCCGCTCCCGGCCTGATCCTCAAGACGCTCTCCGACGAGGAGCGCGATGCGCGGGACCGCGCGCTCGCCGACGCCCGCTCGCGCGAAGCTGATGAGCGCAAGGTGGCCGCCGACCAGGCCGGCCGTCGCGCCGAAGAGGATGCCCGCCGTGCGGCCGAGCGCGCCGAGCAGGATCGCCGCAAGGCCGAGGAAGAAGAGCGTCATCGGCGCGAGGACGAGACGCGCCGCCGCGCCGAGTTCGAGGCTCGCCGCCGCTTCTCCGGCGATGGCCGTCCGCAGAGCCTGGATGACATTGGCCGTCCGGCGCGCGTTGCCGAACCGGCCGAGGCACCGGCTGCCGCCGCGCCCGTCGAGGCGCGCGCTCCGTCGGCGCCCGCCGGTGGCGATCGCCCGCAGGGTGACCGTCCGCCCGCCCGTCCCTATGGCGACCGCCCGCCGGCCCGCCCCTATGGCGAGCGCCCCCAGGGTGAACGCCCTGCCTATGGCGACCGTCCGCCGCGCCCGCCGGGCGACCGTCCGTTCGGCGATCGTCCGCCGCGTCCGCCGGGTGACCGTCCGTTTGGCGATCGTCCGCCGCGTCCGCCGGGCGACCGCCCGTTCGGTGATCGTCCGCCGCGTCCGCCGGGTGACCGTCCGTTCGGTGATCGTCCGCCGCGTGAAGGTGGCTTCGGTGAGCGTCCGCCGATGCGCGACGGCCGTCCGCCGCGCCTCGACAGCCCGCGTCCGCCGCGCCCGTTCAATGCCGGCGCGCCGGCTGCCAGCGCCATTCCGACCCGTCCCGAAGGTGCCGGCCCGATGCGTTCGGGTCCGCCGTCGCTCGGCCGTCCGCGGTCCGCGGGCGATGACGATGACGCGCCGCGCGGCGCACCGCGCCGGGGCGCTCCGGGCAAGGCTGCCGTTCCGCCGCCGCGCCCGACCCAGACGCCGGCTGCCCCCAGCCGTACGCGCCTGACGCTGACCAACGCACTGGAAGATGCCTCGGAGCGCATGCGCTCGGAAGCCTCGTTCCGCCGCCGCGTGCAGCGCATGACCGGTCGTCGCGTGACCGAGCAAAAAGAAAAGATCATGCGCGAAGTGACGATCCCCGAGACGATCACGATCGCGGATCTCGCCAACCGCATGTCGGAGCGCGGCGTCGACATCATCCGCATGCTGATGAAGCAGGGCGCGATGCACAAGATCACCGACGTGATCGATGCCGACACCGCCCAGCTGATCGCCGAGGAACTGGGCCACACGGTCAAGCGTGTTGCCGAGTCCGACGTGGAAGAGGGCCTGTTCGATGTGCCCGACGCCGACGAGAGCCTGGAATCGCGTGCACCGGTCGTGACCATCATGGGCCACGTCGACCACGGCAAGACCTCGCTGCTCGACGCCCTGCGCAAGACCAATGTTGTCTCCGGCGAAGCCGGTGGCATCACCCAGCATATCGGCGCCTATCAGGTGGTGTCACCGCTCGGCGGCAAGATCACCTTCATCGATACGCCGGGCCACGCCGCCTTCACTGCCATGCGCGCCCGCGGCGCCAAGGTGACGGATATCGTGGTGCTGGTGGTTGCTGCGAACGACTCGGTCATGCCGCAGACGATCGAGGCGATCAATCACGCCAAGGCCGCCAAGGTTCCGCTGATCGTGGCGATCAACAAGGTCGACCTGCCCGACGCCCGCCCCGAGCGGGTCAAGACCGATCTCCTGCAGTACGAAGTTCAGGTCGAAACCCTGGGCGGCGACGTGCTCGAGGTCGAGCTGTCGGCCAAGACCGGCCAGAACCTCGACAAGCTGCTGGAACTGATCCAGCTGCAGGCCGAAGTGCTTGATCTCAAGGCGAACCCCGACCGTCTGGCCGAGGGTACTGTCATCGAGGCCAAGCTCGATCGCGGCCGCGGTCCGGTGGCAACCGTGCTGATCCAGCGCGGCACGCTGCAGGTCGGCGACATCGTGGTGGCCGGCGCCGAATGGGGCCGTGTCCGCGCGCTGGTGTCCGACAAGGGCGACCAGCTCGCAGAGGCTGGCCCCTCGACCCCGGTCGAGGTGCTCGGCTTCAACGGCACACCGGAGGCGGGCGACCGCGTCGCGGTGGTCGAGAGCGAAGCCCGTGCCCGTGAGATCACGGCCTATCGCCAGCATCAGAAGCGCGAGAAGCAGGCAGCCCGCGTGGGTGCCGGCCGCGGTTCGCTGGTGGACATGATGAGCCAGCTCAAGGCTGGTGCGGGGAAGAAGGAATTCCCGCTGATCATCAAGGGCGACGTGCAGGGTTCGGTGGAAGCGATCGTCGGTGCACTGGCCAAGGTCGGCAATGACGAGGTTTCGGCCCGCGTCATCCTGTCGGGTGTCGGCGGCATCACCGAGAGCGACATCACGCTGGCGGAAGCCTCGGGTGCGGCCGTCATCGGCTTCAACACCCGTGCGCACAAGGAAGCGCGCGAGGCCGCCGACCGTGGCGGCATCGAGATCCGCTACTACGCGATCATCTACGACCTGGTGGACGACATCAAAGCCGCCATGTCCGGACTGCTCACGCCGGAACTGCGCGAAACCATGCTCGGCAATGCCGAGATCATGGAGGTGTTCAACATCACCAAGGTCGGCAAGGTCGCCGGTTGCCGGGTGGTCGAGGGCCGCGTCGAACGTGGTGCCAATGTCCGCCTCATCCGCGACAACGTGGTTGTGCACGAGGGCAAGCTCTCGACGCTCAAGCGCTTCAAGGACGAGGTCAAGGAAGTCCAGGTCGGCCAGGAATGCGGCATGGCCTTCGAGAGCTACCAGGACATGCGCGCAGGCGATGTCATCGAGTGCTTCCGCGTCGAAGAGATCAAGCGCTCGCTCTGA
- the gloB gene encoding hydroxyacylglutathione hydrolase, whose translation MAAEIALFTCLSDNFGLLIHDPATGATAAVDVPEAEPVLAAAKAKGWTISHILVTHHHPDHVQGIAAVKATTGAHVIANAADKHRIPEVDEWVSPGGTASFGSLTADVIDTPGHTVGHIVYHFAAEKLLASGDTLFSMGCGRLFEGTPAQMWGALQVLRKLPADTKVYCGHEYTLSNARFALTVDPANAALKVRAAEVETLREKGLSTLPTTIGQELATNPFLRADDPAIAAHLGLAGSDSVAVFTELRERKNRS comes from the coding sequence ATGGCCGCCGAGATCGCTCTCTTCACCTGCCTGTCCGACAATTTTGGCCTGCTGATCCACGATCCCGCGACGGGAGCGACCGCCGCCGTCGACGTGCCCGAGGCCGAGCCGGTCCTGGCCGCCGCCAAGGCGAAGGGCTGGACCATCAGCCACATCCTGGTGACCCACCATCACCCGGACCACGTGCAGGGCATTGCCGCGGTGAAGGCCACCACCGGCGCCCATGTCATCGCGAATGCCGCCGACAAGCATCGCATCCCCGAGGTCGACGAGTGGGTGAGCCCCGGGGGCACCGCCAGCTTCGGCAGCCTCACCGCCGATGTCATCGACACGCCCGGCCATACCGTCGGCCACATCGTCTATCACTTCGCCGCCGAGAAGCTGCTCGCCTCCGGCGACACGCTGTTCTCCATGGGCTGCGGGCGTCTCTTCGAGGGCACGCCGGCCCAGATGTGGGGCGCGCTGCAGGTGCTGCGCAAACTGCCGGCAGACACCAAGGTCTATTGCGGCCACGAATACACTCTGTCGAATGCCCGGTTCGCACTGACCGTCGATCCCGCCAATGCGGCCCTCAAGGTGCGCGCCGCCGAGGTCGAGACCCTGCGCGAGAAGGGGCTGTCGACGCTGCCGACCACGATCGGTCAGGAACTCGCGACCAACCCGTTCCTGCGCGCCGACGATCCGGCCATCGCCGCCCATCTCGGCCTGGCCGGCTCGGATTCGGTCGCCGTCTTCACCGAACTGCGCGAACGCAAGAACCGCAGCTGA
- the cmk gene encoding (d)CMP kinase produces the protein MIIAIDGPAASGKGTLARRLAAHYRLPHLDTGLLYRGVGRIMLDRGFPLDNVEIAQAIAENLDLADLDAEKLRTRDTGEAASVVAAHGPVRQALLALQRTFASQTGGAVLDGRDIATVIAPDAEAKLFITASPEERARRRFRELVGRGELADTADSYQAVLADIAKRDARDSGRADAPLIVAPGAVVIDTTDLAIEPAFAAALAAVEAALR, from the coding sequence GTGATCATCGCGATCGACGGACCGGCCGCCTCCGGCAAGGGCACCCTCGCCCGCAGGCTCGCCGCGCATTATCGCCTGCCGCATCTCGATACCGGCCTGCTCTATCGCGGCGTCGGCCGCATCATGCTCGACCGCGGCTTCCCGCTCGACAATGTCGAGATCGCCCAGGCGATTGCCGAGAACCTCGACCTCGCCGACCTCGATGCCGAGAAGCTGCGCACCCGAGACACCGGCGAAGCCGCTTCCGTCGTCGCAGCCCACGGCCCGGTGCGCCAGGCCTTGCTGGCGCTGCAGCGGACCTTCGCGAGCCAGACCGGCGGCGCCGTGCTCGATGGCCGCGACATCGCAACCGTCATCGCGCCCGATGCCGAGGCCAAGCTCTTCATCACGGCAAGCCCCGAGGAGCGCGCGCGCCGCCGTTTCCGTGAACTCGTCGGACGCGGTGAGCTTGCCGACACCGCCGACAGCTACCAGGCGGTGCTCGCCGACATCGCCAAGCGCGACGCCCGCGATTCCGGCAGGGCCGACGCACCGCTCATCGTCGCCCCCGGGGCCGTCGTGATCGACACGACCGACCTTGCCATCGAGCCAGCCTTCGCGGCGGCTCTGGCAGCCGTCGAGGCCGCGCTGCGATGA
- a CDS encoding TIGR02300 family protein, protein MARPELGVKRIDPTTGKKFYDLNRDPIVSPYTGEVLPRAIFEPVRRGSAAAAAKAAPVVADEEVELEVPDAELISLEEADDEATGAAKVVVVDDDIEVEDDAADDADTFLEEDEDDAGDDVTDLIGDAIETDDEV, encoded by the coding sequence GTGGCGAGACCCGAACTTGGCGTGAAGCGCATCGACCCGACGACGGGCAAGAAGTTCTACGATCTCAACCGCGATCCGATCGTGTCGCCCTACACGGGCGAGGTGCTGCCCCGCGCCATCTTCGAGCCCGTGCGCCGTGGTTCGGCCGCTGCCGCCGCCAAGGCTGCTCCGGTGGTCGCCGACGAGGAAGTCGAGCTCGAAGTGCCGGACGCCGAGCTCATCAGCCTTGAAGAGGCCGATGACGAGGCCACGGGCGCCGCCAAGGTGGTTGTCGTCGATGACGACATCGAGGTCGAGGACGACGCGGCCGACGATGCCGACACCTTCCTCGAGGAAGACGAGGACGATGCCGGTGACGACGTCACCGACCTGATCGGCGACGCCATCGAGACCGACGACGAGGTCTGA
- the nusA gene encoding transcription termination factor NusA: MAVSANRLELLQIADAVAREKQIDRQIVLEAMEDAIQKAARSRYGQETEVRAEINPKSGEIRLSRLLQVVDAIDNLATQIATDEARRKNPAAQPGDWIAETLPPFDFGRIAAQSAKQVIVQKVREAERDRQFDEYKDRVGEIVSGLVKRVEYGNVVVDLGRGEAIIRRDELIPRELFRNGDRVRAYLFDVRREQRGPQIFLSRTHPQFMAKLFAQEVPEIYDGIVEIKAVARDPGSRAKIAVVSRDSSIDPVGACVGMRGSRVQAVVAELQGEKVDIIPWNGDIATFVVNALAPAEVAKVVLDEDRERIEVVVPDAQLSLAIGRRGQNVRLASQLTGWDIDILTEAEESERRQAEFEARTKLFMGALDVDEVVGQLLTSEGFRTVEEVAYVDLVDLAGIEGFDEETAQELQRRALDYLGRIEAEHDEKRKALGVADDLREVEGITTAMMVKLGENDVKSLEDFAGCVPDDLVGWSERKEGQTTKHAGYLDGFDLSKEEAEAMIMAARVKAGWIEAPAEAEAEAVHEEAGA, from the coding sequence ATGGCCGTTTCAGCCAACCGCCTCGAATTGCTGCAGATCGCTGACGCGGTCGCACGCGAGAAACAGATCGACCGGCAGATCGTGCTTGAGGCGATGGAGGACGCGATCCAGAAGGCCGCGCGCTCGCGCTATGGCCAGGAGACCGAGGTCCGCGCCGAGATCAATCCGAAGTCCGGCGAGATCCGCCTGTCCCGCCTGCTGCAGGTGGTGGATGCGATCGACAATCTCGCGACCCAGATCGCGACCGACGAGGCCCGCCGCAAGAACCCGGCGGCGCAGCCGGGTGACTGGATCGCCGAGACACTGCCGCCCTTCGATTTCGGCCGCATCGCCGCACAGTCGGCCAAGCAGGTCATCGTGCAGAAGGTCCGCGAGGCCGAGCGCGACCGCCAGTTCGACGAATACAAGGATCGTGTCGGCGAGATCGTCTCGGGTCTGGTCAAGCGCGTGGAATACGGCAACGTGGTGGTCGATCTCGGCCGCGGCGAGGCGATCATCCGCCGCGACGAGCTGATCCCGCGCGAATTGTTCCGCAACGGCGATCGCGTCCGCGCCTATCTCTTCGACGTCCGCCGCGAGCAGCGCGGGCCGCAGATCTTCCTGTCGCGCACCCATCCGCAGTTCATGGCGAAGCTGTTCGCCCAGGAAGTGCCGGAAATCTACGACGGCATCGTCGAGATCAAGGCGGTCGCCCGCGACCCCGGCTCGCGCGCCAAGATCGCCGTCGTGTCGCGCGACTCGTCCATCGACCCGGTCGGCGCCTGCGTCGGCATGCGCGGCTCGCGCGTTCAGGCGGTCGTCGCCGAACTGCAGGGCGAGAAGGTCGACATCATTCCGTGGAACGGTGACATCGCCACCTTCGTGGTGAATGCGCTGGCGCCCGCCGAAGTCGCCAAGGTGGTGCTCGACGAGGACCGCGAGCGTATCGAGGTTGTGGTTCCCGATGCGCAGCTGTCGCTGGCGATCGGCCGTCGCGGCCAGAACGTCCGCCTGGCCTCGCAGCTGACCGGCTGGGACATCGACATCCTGACCGAGGCCGAGGAGAGCGAGCGCCGCCAGGCCGAGTTCGAGGCCCGCACCAAGCTGTTCATGGGCGCCCTGGATGTTGACGAGGTTGTCGGCCAGTTGCTCACCTCGGAAGGCTTCCGCACCGTCGAGGAGGTCGCCTATGTCGATCTCGTCGATCTCGCGGGCATCGAGGGCTTTGACGAGGAGACGGCGCAGGAACTGCAGCGCCGCGCGCTGGATTATCTCGGCCGGATCGAGGCCGAGCACGACGAGAAGCGCAAGGCGCTCGGTGTCGCCGACGACCTCCGCGAGGTCGAGGGCATCACCACCGCCATGATGGTCAAGCTCGGCGAGAACGACGTGAAGTCGCTCGAGGACTTCGCCGGCTGCGTGCCAGACGACCTCGTCGGCTGGTCGGAGCGCAAGGAAGGCCAGACCACCAAGCATGCCGGCTATCTCGACGGGTTCGACCTGTCGAAGGAAGAGGCCGAAGCCATGATCATGGCGGCCCGCGTCAAGGCCGGCTGGATCGAGGCTCCGGCCGAGGCGGAAGCCGAAGCCGTTCACGAGGAGGCCGGGGCGTGA